AGCTGCTGGCACCCAGGTTGTCCGAGGCCTCCCGCCACTGGGGGCGCAGGCCCTCCAGCGCCGGCACGATCGTCAGCACCATCAGCGGGACCAGGAAGTAGAGGTAGACCAGGCCCAGCCCGGTCATCGAGTACAGCGAGAAGCCGCCCAGCCCGACGCCGAGGTCGCCCAGCAGCGCGGTGACCACCCCGCTGGTGCCGATGGTGGCGATGAACGCGAACGCCAGCGGGATGCCGCCGAAGTTGGCCAGCACGCCCGAGGCGGTGAGCACCAGCCGGCGCAGCAGCCGGCCCCGCTTCGCCTGGAGCACGGCCACGGCCAGCGCCAGCCCGAGGACGGCGGCCAGCAGCGCCGTGGTGGCCGACAGCTGCAGGCTGCCCAGGTAGGCACGCCGGTAGGCGCCGTCGGTGACGGCGACGATGGAGTCGGTGGACCAGGACTCCTGGTAGGTCACCGGGTCGGTGGCGCGGAACGCCTCGACCGCGAGCACCCCGATCGGCAGCAGCAGGAAGACCGCCAGGTAGCCGAAGAACGGCACCGTCCCGAGGGCGGCGAGCAGACCTGCTCGCCGCCCCCGGGACCGCCGCGGGGTGGTGCTGGTGCTCAGCCCGAGATCTCCTGGTTCCACCGGCCGGCCACGACCTGCTGGGCCGCGGTCTGCTGCGCCTCGGTCGGGAACTCGGCGGTCCCCTCCACGGCGGGCAGCGCGGCCAGTGCGTCGGCGTCTGCGGTGCCGTCCTCCTGCATCGAGGGGAGCCGGACCGGGCGGGCGCCGCCCTCGAGCCAGGTGTTCTGCCCGGCGTCGGAGTACAGGTACTCCTGCCACAGCCGCGCGGCGGCCGGGTGCGGGGCGAAGGCGCTGATCGCCTGGCTGTAGTAGCCACCGAAGAGGCCGTCGGTGGGCACGTTGACCTGCCACTCGACGCCCTGCTCGGACAGCGTGTCGGTGAGCCCGGAGTTCAGGTAGTCCCAGTCGATGGCCAGCGGGGTCTCCCCGGACTGGATGGTGGCCGGGGTGATCTCGACCGGGTTGAAGTTCCCGGCGTCCTTGACGTCGACGAAGAAGTCGATCCCGGGGCCGATGTCGTCCAGGCTGCCGCCGTTGGCCAGCGACGCCGCCCACACGCCACCGAAGGCGGCCGCGGCCTGCGTCGGGTTGCCGTTGAGGGCGACCTGACCGGCGTACTGCGGGTCGAGGAGGTCCTCCATCGTGGTCGGGCAGACCTCGATCACGGTGGCGTTGCAGCCGATGGAGATGTAGCCGCCGTAGTCGTTGTACCAGAGCCCGTCAGGGTCCTTCTGGTCCTCGGGGATCTCGTCCCAGGTGGCCACCTGGTAGGGCGCGAGCAGGTCCTGGGCCGCTGCCTGCTGGGCGAACGCCGTCCCCAGGTCGAGCACGTCGGGGGCCCGCTCCTGGCCGCGCTGGCTGGTCACGGCGTTGAGCTCGTCCTGGCTGGAGCCGTCGGGCGTCGCCGAGTTGATCTCGATGCCGTACAGCTCGCTGAACTCGTCGAGCATGGTGCCGTAGTTGGCCCAGTCGCGGGGCAGCGCGATGACGTTGAGCGTGCCCTCGGCCTGCGCAGCCGCGACGAGGGCGTCCATGTCGCCGAAGTCGTCGAGGGAGGTGGCCGAGGCGGCGTCGCTGTCCGAGCCGCCGCCGG
This sequence is a window from Geodermatophilaceae bacterium NBWT11. Protein-coding genes within it:
- a CDS encoding extracellular solute-binding protein; translated protein: MVAAGLALTACGSSDSGSGGGSDSDAASATSLDDFGDMDALVAAAQAEGTLNVIALPRDWANYGTMLDEFSELYGIEINSATPDGSSQDELNAVTSQRGQERAPDVLDLGTAFAQQAAAQDLLAPYQVATWDEIPEDQKDPDGLWYNDYGGYISIGCNATVIEVCPTTMEDLLDPQYAGQVALNGNPTQAAAAFGGVWAASLANGGSLDDIGPGIDFFVDVKDAGNFNPVEITPATIQSGETPLAIDWDYLNSGLTDTLSEQGVEWQVNVPTDGLFGGYYSQAISAFAPHPAAARLWQEYLYSDAGQNTWLEGGARPVRLPSMQEDGTADADALAALPAVEGTAEFPTEAQQTAAQQVVAGRWNQEISG
- a CDS encoding ABC transporter permease subunit is translated as MEPGDLGLSTSTTPRRSRGRRAGLLAALGTVPFFGYLAVFLLLPIGVLAVEAFRATDPVTYQESWSTDSIVAVTDGAYRRAYLGSLQLSATTALLAAVLGLALAVAVLQAKRGRLLRRLVLTASGVLANFGGIPLAFAFIATIGTSGVVTALLGDLGVGLGGFSLYSMTGLGLVYLYFLVPLMVLTIVPALEGLRPQWREASDNLGASSWQYWRHVGGPVLAPPVIGATMLLFASAFAAYATARALVGSSVPLVPLQIADALSSNVLVGSENLGKALALGMVVLVGIVMVFYTWVQRRTQRWLQ